One genomic window of Moorella glycerini includes the following:
- a CDS encoding DUF1657 domain-containing protein: MTIGTKMHQTLTSLEGAVADLKSYALETQDKNARKQFTDYANQLENIAQGLKGRVNYLESQEPQYKVFQQAQGKMQ, translated from the coding sequence ATGACCATCGGCACCAAAATGCACCAGACCCTCACCAGCCTGGAAGGCGCCGTCGCCGACCTGAAGTCCTACGCTCTGGAAACCCAGGATAAGAATGCCAGGAAGCAGTTTACCGATTATGCCAACCAGCTCGAAAACATCGCCCAGGGCTTGAAGGGCCGGGTCAATTACCTGGAAAGCCAGGAACCCCAGTACAAGGTTTTCCAGCAGGCGCAGGGCAAGATGCAGTAA
- a CDS encoding Uma2 family endonuclease, which produces MSLAWEEIAVTGGLTYEDYLLFPEDGRRHELIGGDHYMTPAPTVVHQRFLRNLSHILSEYVTKNKLGEVLFSPIDVVISPGDVVQPDLIFISNNRRQRLTPKNVQGAPDLVVEVISDASRRLDRKLKRNLYGRYDVLEYWLFDPDLRLAEIFRRDEAGRLVKAAEYEDEGELTSPLLPGLVIDLKLLWPEEV; this is translated from the coding sequence ATGAGCCTGGCATGGGAAGAGATAGCAGTCACCGGGGGACTTACCTATGAGGATTATCTCCTTTTTCCGGAGGATGGCCGGCGACACGAGTTGATTGGGGGGGATCACTATATGACACCAGCACCTACTGTTGTGCACCAGCGGTTTCTACGCAATCTCAGCCATATACTAAGCGAGTACGTAACTAAAAATAAGCTGGGGGAGGTTTTATTCTCCCCCATAGATGTAGTGATTTCCCCCGGGGATGTAGTCCAGCCAGATCTCATCTTTATCAGCAATAACCGCCGCCAACGCCTGACGCCTAAAAATGTCCAGGGGGCGCCGGACCTGGTGGTAGAAGTCATCTCAGATGCTTCCCGCCGCCTGGATCGTAAATTAAAGCGTAATCTTTATGGGCGCTATGATGTTCTTGAATACTGGCTCTTCGACCCGGACCTTCGCCTAGCGGAAATCTTCCGTCGCGACGAGGCCGGCCGCCTGGTGAAGGCGGCCGAATACGAAGATGAAGGCGAGCTGACCTCCCCCCTGTTGCCAGGCCTGGTCATAGATTTAAAACTCCTCTGGCCGGAGGAAGTATGA
- a CDS encoding PaaI family thioesterase, which translates to MGGDFSWAAGELDAEKWQAIVQPDNPFAELMGIEVAGVGPGRSLVRLKVLPRHLNSWRTLHGGVYAALADRAMGIAVRSIGRQAVTLNLQVGYLRPVEAGQVVECRGMVIHNGERIVVTEARMAVGGQPVATAGGIFYVK; encoded by the coding sequence ATGGGAGGGGATTTTTCCTGGGCAGCAGGTGAACTTGATGCGGAAAAATGGCAGGCCATCGTTCAACCGGACAATCCCTTTGCCGAGTTGATGGGTATAGAAGTAGCCGGAGTAGGGCCGGGGCGGAGCCTGGTACGCTTGAAAGTGCTTCCTAGACATCTCAACTCCTGGCGGACCCTCCATGGTGGCGTCTATGCTGCCCTGGCCGACCGGGCCATGGGTATTGCCGTGCGTTCTATTGGCAGGCAGGCTGTTACCCTGAACCTGCAGGTCGGTTATTTAAGGCCGGTGGAGGCCGGCCAGGTGGTGGAGTGCCGGGGGATGGTAATCCATAACGGCGAAAGGATAGTAGTAACGGAGGCAAGGATGGCTGTTGGCGGCCAGCCGGTGGCAACCGCCGGGGGAATATTTTATGTGAAATAA
- a CDS encoding radical SAM protein, protein MNLAATYVGEKLLEQGVKLILNNPEKNIPRLITVAEKLARDPYHREMVANVKRVLADRNGNWYRFARRLLTQTHPNVRQRLAMDFFVNSTFIGVPRQKEWAAKLGVAVPWAILMDPTEKCNLHCLGCWAGDYQRAQELDFATMDRIVTEGEKLGINFIVLSGGEPMLRRDDIVRLAEKHPDQVFHLFTNGTLIDQKFVDDMVRLGNITVALSLEGFEERTDGRRGKGVFAKVMQAMDLMRAAGAVYGVSVTYSRNNTEELGSDAFVDMLVDKGVAFGWYFTYIPIGKDVDLEMMATPSQRAWMFERIQYFRRTKPIFLVDFWNDGEASNGCIAGGRRYFHINAAGEVEPCAFVHYSTCNIKDVSLVEALQNPLFRAYQKRQPFNQNLRRPCPLIDHPEMLRDIVAESGARSTQLHDDETAAEFAAKLAPYARAWGEVADRIWAEEGKAVAVAVEGENCCQTH, encoded by the coding sequence GTGAACCTGGCGGCAACTTATGTGGGGGAAAAGTTGCTGGAGCAGGGGGTTAAATTAATCCTCAATAACCCGGAAAAGAATATTCCCCGCCTGATTACCGTAGCTGAAAAGCTGGCCCGGGATCCTTATCACCGGGAGATGGTGGCCAATGTTAAGAGAGTTTTAGCGGATAGAAATGGCAACTGGTACCGGTTTGCCCGGCGGCTGCTGACTCAGACCCACCCCAATGTCAGGCAGCGCCTGGCCATGGATTTCTTTGTTAATTCAACCTTTATCGGTGTGCCGCGGCAGAAAGAGTGGGCGGCGAAACTCGGTGTCGCCGTACCGTGGGCCATCCTCATGGACCCAACGGAAAAGTGTAATTTGCACTGTCTGGGCTGCTGGGCTGGGGATTACCAGCGGGCGCAAGAACTGGATTTTGCTACCATGGACCGCATTGTTACCGAAGGCGAGAAGCTGGGCATTAATTTTATTGTTCTTTCCGGCGGTGAACCCATGCTGCGCCGCGACGATATTGTCCGGCTGGCCGAGAAGCATCCTGACCAGGTTTTCCACCTCTTTACCAATGGTACTTTAATTGATCAAAAATTTGTCGACGATATGGTGCGCCTGGGTAATATTACGGTAGCCTTAAGCCTGGAAGGTTTTGAGGAAAGGACTGATGGCCGCCGCGGCAAAGGTGTTTTCGCCAAGGTTATGCAGGCCATGGACCTCATGCGGGCCGCCGGGGCCGTCTATGGCGTCTCGGTAACCTACAGCCGCAATAATACCGAGGAACTGGGCAGCGACGCCTTTGTTGATATGCTGGTGGACAAAGGAGTTGCCTTTGGCTGGTATTTTACCTATATCCCCATTGGCAAGGACGTGGACCTGGAAATGATGGCCACCCCATCGCAGCGGGCCTGGATGTTTGAGCGTATCCAGTATTTCCGCCGGACCAAACCCATCTTCCTGGTGGACTTCTGGAACGACGGCGAGGCCAGCAACGGCTGTATCGCCGGTGGCCGGCGTTATTTCCATATTAACGCGGCCGGTGAAGTCGAGCCCTGCGCCTTTGTCCACTACAGCACCTGCAACATTAAGGATGTGAGCCTGGTGGAAGCCCTGCAGAACCCCCTTTTCCGGGCCTACCAGAAGCGCCAGCCCTTTAACCAGAACCTGCGCCGTCCCTGCCCCCTCATTGATCACCCGGAAATGCTGCGGGATATAGTGGCCGAGTCGGGTGCCCGCTCGACCCAGTTGCATGATGACGAGACGGCAGCCGAGTTTGCTGCCAAACTGGCTCCCTATGCCCGGGCCTGGGGAGAGGTGGCCGACCGCATCTGGGCGGAAGAAGGAAAAGCTGTGGCCGTAGCGGTGGAAGGGGAAAATTGTTGCCAGACCCATTAG
- a CDS encoding M24 family metallopeptidase: MTTTEYQERLRRFQEALQARELDGALIFQAADLYYLSGTAQSCHLFVPATGEPLLLAYRDTARAQAEAALNQVLPLGSFREIPGLLAGTGGSGLKRLGLEMDVIPLSLFRRYQALFPDCQWVDISQILRSQRMVKSGQELEALRYAAGRHAEVFKYISSVIKPGMTELEIAAEFEGYARRLGHQGTKRFRGQEQGMIPGIVAAGANSALASCFDVPLAGRGLTPLYPLGPSRHRWEAGEPLLIDYAGVYGDYTVDQTRIYLDATAAPVLQKAQETAMEIAARVAEKARPGVTAGELYDLAVTMASRAGLGEHFMGHGRQVSYIGHGIGLELNEWPVIARGDKTVLATGMVFALEPKFVFPGQGSAGVEDTYVVTENGAVSLTY, translated from the coding sequence ATGACCACGACTGAATACCAAGAGCGTCTCAGGCGTTTCCAGGAGGCCCTGCAGGCCCGGGAATTAGACGGCGCCCTCATTTTCCAGGCCGCCGACCTGTATTACCTGAGCGGTACGGCCCAGAGTTGCCACCTGTTTGTCCCGGCGACGGGAGAACCCTTGCTTCTGGCCTACCGGGATACCGCCCGGGCGCAGGCAGAGGCTGCTTTAAATCAGGTACTGCCCCTGGGCAGCTTTAGAGAAATACCCGGGCTACTGGCAGGAACCGGCGGGAGCGGGCTTAAGCGGTTGGGTTTAGAAATGGACGTCATCCCTTTAAGCCTGTTCCGGCGCTACCAGGCGCTTTTCCCGGACTGCCAGTGGGTGGACATAAGTCAAATATTGCGGTCCCAGCGCATGGTCAAGTCCGGCCAGGAACTGGAGGCCCTGCGGTATGCAGCGGGCAGGCACGCCGAGGTCTTCAAGTACATAAGTAGCGTAATAAAGCCGGGGATGACGGAACTGGAAATCGCCGCCGAGTTTGAAGGCTATGCCCGCCGCCTGGGCCACCAGGGGACGAAACGTTTCCGTGGCCAGGAGCAGGGAATGATACCGGGCATCGTGGCGGCCGGGGCCAATTCGGCCCTGGCTTCCTGTTTCGACGTACCCCTGGCCGGCCGCGGCCTAACACCCCTTTACCCCCTTGGTCCCAGCCGGCACCGCTGGGAAGCAGGAGAACCCCTGCTCATTGACTATGCCGGCGTGTATGGGGACTATACCGTCGACCAGACGCGGATTTACCTGGATGCAACCGCAGCACCTGTTTTGCAGAAAGCCCAGGAAACAGCCATGGAGATAGCAGCCAGGGTGGCGGAGAAGGCCAGGCCCGGGGTAACGGCAGGCGAACTCTATGACCTGGCCGTCACCATGGCCAGCCGGGCCGGGCTGGGCGAACACTTTATGGGTCATGGCCGCCAGGTGAGTTATATTGGCCACGGTATCGGGCTGGAATTGAACGAGTGGCCGGTGATCGCCAGGGGGGATAAGACCGTCCTGGCAACCGGTATGGTCTTTGCCCTGGAGCCCAAATTTGTCTTCCCGGGCCAGGGCAGCGCCGGGGTAGAGGATACGTATGTGGTTACGGAAAATGGAGCAGTAAGCCTGACTTATTAA
- a CDS encoding LuxR C-terminal-related transcriptional regulator produces the protein MDRNCQKVIDARLKLAKLELQVALLARAGLKRWEIATALAIQQGTVKSQLERVAAKLGCGWKYRTDIIWPELEEDVRQAVQALKEQGSNSSNTREGTGVISAGQYGSRGAGGEIAATAVRQVISFNSARRAMEGDLSPHEAAVLQLQGLPSKAGSAYLHQARAVQWQLLLLGEGRVLHVGAAARFWMKPALAVLAGNRYIRYLYSDNVDEPYRPWWLPYTTNGRVRGTRAAYYKIGDASAGDYVRNYLEAWLDGELGEYVASLHARMQQRWQALSRIARTSGRPEPMPPPTWVQLLAEARRVVGVS, from the coding sequence ATGGACCGCAACTGCCAGAAAGTTATTGATGCTCGCCTTAAATTAGCTAAACTGGAACTCCAGGTGGCACTCCTGGCCCGGGCCGGTTTAAAGCGCTGGGAGATAGCAACGGCCCTGGCAATCCAGCAGGGTACAGTTAAATCCCAGCTGGAAAGAGTGGCCGCCAAGCTCGGCTGCGGTTGGAAGTACAGGACGGATATCATCTGGCCGGAACTGGAAGAAGACGTGCGGCAGGCAGTGCAGGCTTTGAAGGAGCAGGGTAGTAATAGTAGCAATACCCGGGAGGGAACGGGAGTCATCAGTGCCGGCCAGTATGGTAGCCGGGGCGCTGGCGGGGAAATAGCTGCTACTGCCGTCCGGCAGGTTATTAGCTTTAATTCTGCCCGCCGGGCTATGGAAGGTGATCTCTCTCCACATGAGGCCGCCGTCCTCCAGCTCCAGGGCCTGCCTTCAAAAGCAGGCAGCGCCTACCTGCACCAGGCCCGGGCCGTCCAGTGGCAGCTTCTCCTCCTGGGTGAAGGCCGTGTTTTGCATGTGGGTGCTGCCGCCCGATTCTGGATGAAACCGGCCCTGGCGGTCCTTGCCGGCAACAGGTATATCCGTTATTTATACAGCGATAATGTGGACGAGCCTTACCGGCCCTGGTGGCTGCCCTATACCACCAATGGCCGTGTCCGGGGTACCCGCGCTGCCTATTACAAAATCGGGGATGCCTCTGCCGGCGATTACGTCCGCAATTACCTGGAAGCCTGGCTTGATGGCGAGCTGGGGGAGTACGTCGCCAGCCTCCACGCCCGGATGCAGCAACGATGGCAGGCTTTAAGCCGGATTGCCCGGACCTCCGGGCGACCTGAGCCAATGCCGCCGCCCACCTGGGTCCAGCTCCTCGCTGAGGCCCGCCGGGTCGTGGGGGTAAGTTAA
- a CDS encoding potassium channel family protein — protein sequence MRIVVVGGGKVGYQVAKQCAAWGCEVVVVEHDQEKGEKIKQELGLPVVIGDGTRPPVLKKAGAEEADIVIAITDDDQDNLVICQLAERQFKARRTLALVNNPGNEKLFRWLGVNQVIGPASLILGLIQERVDMDATTALWMQGIKDLKMIQFKLGPDAPVLGRKIKEIPFPNECILVTIVRGDTAIVPCGNTVLKAGDLVFALTNPSVQAELEYILTGRSESGAV from the coding sequence ATGAGGATTGTCGTAGTCGGTGGCGGTAAGGTTGGTTACCAGGTAGCCAAACAGTGTGCCGCCTGGGGTTGTGAAGTAGTGGTGGTAGAACATGACCAGGAAAAGGGTGAAAAAATTAAGCAGGAACTCGGCCTGCCGGTAGTCATTGGTGACGGTACCAGGCCACCAGTTCTGAAAAAGGCCGGCGCTGAAGAGGCAGATATAGTTATTGCTATCACGGATGACGACCAGGACAACCTGGTAATCTGCCAGCTGGCGGAGCGCCAGTTTAAAGCCAGACGTACCCTGGCCCTGGTGAATAATCCGGGCAATGAGAAGCTCTTCCGCTGGCTGGGGGTCAACCAGGTAATTGGCCCCGCTTCCCTTATCCTGGGATTAATCCAGGAAAGGGTGGATATGGATGCGACTACGGCCCTGTGGATGCAGGGCATTAAGGATTTAAAAATGATCCAGTTTAAACTTGGTCCTGATGCCCCTGTCCTGGGGCGGAAAATCAAGGAGATACCCTTTCCCAACGAGTGTATTCTGGTGACTATTGTCCGGGGTGATACGGCCATTGTTCCCTGTGGCAATACGGTCCTGAAAGCAGGGGACCTGGTCTTTGCCCTCACTAACCCATCTGTTCAGGCGGAACTGGAGTATATCCTGACGGGCAGGAGCGAGAGTGGGGCTGTATAA